TGTTATAAAATCAAAACTTACAATCATCAATGTCGTCCAGGCTGACAGACTCCAAATAAACTAGAGGCACCATAACTTGTTGCTTCCTCCTTAACCCCTGAGAAGGCTCCATCAGATTCTGTTAGAAAAGTAAGTTTACTTAACAGATCATGATAGAACAATTGATCAAAAAGAATTCAAACACAGGATAGTACTGTGTTATGCCaaggagaaagagatttttttttctgtactgagGAGCCCTAAAATCAATACAAAATACTTTACAGTACTGAAGACACCATTGCCTAATTAGTAATTAAGCTTTCATCTTCTTAGCAGAtgtataaagcaaagaaaattgtattatataacaatatttttaaagttcctATTAATGCACTATCAAGACAAGAAAAGTGTATCATCTGCTGTTACGGAAATACTAGTTTTTTTGCTCTGACTTCTGTAGTCTAATACAGACACTTTCATATGTTTACAGTTTTGTTTAAGCTACTGTAGGAATGCAGAAGCATGCTATTTAAGTTTTGTGTCATCTTGATAAAGTGAATGTTTTGCCAAGCAATTAAAATAAGTGTTGCTCAGAAGTTTGCATTGCTCAGAAGTCTGTGGTGTAATGTTTTCTAGCCAGAGAAAATTGACAAAATCCCCTCGCTTGACTCAGAAGGGGAAGCAGAAAATTGGACTTTCTAAGCTTTTGTGTTTGTGGCTATAAAACGTCTGTCCCGAGGGAggctgcggggaccggctgcCATTTGTTAGCTGATGCAGGCACCCGCCGTGTTGGAAGTTACTGGCACGGGGCTGAGTTGTGCGGCTGATCACACACACGCTCCTGAGCTTGCACAAGTGCAAGGGAAACGGAAAGGCTTCAGCTAATCTGCTTCACATACGAACCACCCTACCGCGGTGGCCACTGGAGCAGCGATTTACAGTAACTAAGGGAGCAGTAATTGAAGACAGTAACTGGGCTGCAGAGTACTGATTTTAGAGGTTTCCTGCAGCCACAAGTGTACTGTAAAATAAAGGGAGGAGTTTTCTGCTAATTCCTTGCTAGTCCCTTCTGTAGTCCTCCCTCCTTCAAAACTACTAGAGTTGAAGGACTTCTTTACAAAATACCCGTATTATCTACCTTTCTCTGCAGCACACACTTGGAGTAAATTTACTTATCCTAGCAGATTGTACTTGGACTCCTAAAGGCTTCTGGCAGGCAATTTTTACCTTGACAAGCCCACAAAGCAGTGGAGATGACAGGCAGCAGCACTCGGGAGGTCAGCGGCTCTCCAGGGCGCTGCCTGTCAAGGCCTATTCCAGGATTATGTGGCCACAACCTAGAAAtgtacaaactggagtcaaaggagTAACGCAGACTCAGGGGTCCGAATGGAAAGCGCTGCGATGAGGCCGCAGGGGAAGGTCTCCGAATTCAGGAGCAGAAATCAAACCACTggctgaaggaaaagggaaggctACATGTAAGAACAAGCCGACACTGATTACAGCTTTGTTTAGTCTAAATTCCTTTCTAAACAGCATTTTCTGGTCACGTGAAAAATCAATCCACAACACACTAATGTTCTGTCAGTGTATTCTACCACAAAATGTTAacaaaatttagatttttaacaGTATTTAGACATACGTATTTTTCACTGACTGATTAGAAGCTCAAAGGCTTCTGTTTATACAAACCTGAACTCTTTAGCAGCCTCACTGGTTGCCTGAGCCACATCCTTTACTGCAAAGCTAAATAAACATCATAGGAAAGGATTCTACGATGActttcagaaaaaggaagggaaaaaaaaaaaacaaccggcATTGTTTGTTAAGCAGCAGCTTTTTGCAAAGCAGCTTGGAAGCGTGTAGCTTTGAAGACCCTTTGTTTGGCTCCAGCAAGAAGCATACGTCCTGCTCCCGAGCGGGGTGCCTCTTCCCTCCTGTAGCCTGGAGGGGGAATGCTGTCCCGTCCCTTCCCGAGTGCCAGCGGTGGCACTGACCGGGCTCGCTGTGCGGCAGTCCAGCTCCCTAACCCTGCAGAGCCTGCCTGGCAAGGGGAGGTGGCTCCCTGCCTGAGCTGTCGTGGCAGAGTGGGAGCGGGAAGGGTTCCTGCATCTCTTGAAACCACAACCTAAATTGCGGGCGGCTGCTGGATAGTCAGGTATCTATCATCTACTGTGGTCTGGCTCTTCATGTTGAGAAAATCCCAGACTCACCTtggcatttttaaattatatggaaaaaaaaagatatactgCAAGTCACAGGAAGGTAAGAACAGTTACAAGCTAACAATTAGAAGTGGAGTAATAGGACATTTGGAAAAACAGACCACAATATTTGCAGTTAGTGCTTTCTATTTGTAATTCTACCTTATACTGACTTTTAAATACTAACTTGAAGGTACTTGCTGTTAACCTGGTAATAACTGTTTCTGGGGCTAAAATTGCTCATTTTCATATATAAAACCTCCCCTTTTAAGTTTTATTCAGCTATAACTGAAAATCAACAtctacataaataaaatattttctaaatgtttctaaatattttcataaatattttcttaatgttcTATCATGTTTATTCGTTTTGGGCCCATTTATTTATCCCAAATGCTTTTTTAATCCCAAATTTTGGTGAAAATCCTTGGCACAGTACAGAAAGAGCTGCTACCACTATGAACATTACCACTTAGAGTTGCCacaacagaaaacagacaaaatactCTGGctgatatttattttctatttccctgGCATAACACTGCTGTTGTAATTTTTGgtgctttctgcttttcccacAGCACACATGACATCATCCACTCAGTTCTTTAAAGTCCTTTGTGTCTGAGTGATTTTCAGTTACACGGGAGGGTAACCAAACcgagaagaggaaggggaaaaaaccaaacaaaaaacccactgtgGTAGATTCCACCTTCAAACATTACCAGGTTGTCAGCAAAGGCTGCTATTATAACCACATTCTGGAAAAAATACGATGCTTCTTCGCAGCAGATGAAAGTCCAGCTGTGAAAATTAAGATCAGGATTTTGCCAACTTAAGTGTTCTCTGAAGTTCCTGAAGTTGCATGTTGCCTTGAGTAATCATCATCCTGATTGCCTCCTGTAAAACAAAATGGAATCTACTGAACTGAATGTCTGTACACAGCATAGGTTTTACACAAGCACGCAGATTTTAACACATTAAAATACAGACAATTCTTACCAGCACTGCTGTGATGTATTTCTTTGTGTGAAGTAATGCTATAGTCACTGAGATGGTTAAAAAACAGgtgaataaatgaaataattttctccaaGTCCTTAATGATGTTTTTGGGGGCTGGTTATAGCTTTGCTTGAAAACTCAGTTTTGAACTGGATTCAAACTCctaataatgttttctttacacCTCTGTGTCTACCGCCTTTGCAAGCAAGCAGTGAGAACTGCACGTGGGCATTATGAAGACAGGTGTTTTACAGAGCAAGCGGATGTTTCTCTCAACGTTAATTTTCATCTAAGTACTGTAATGCTTCGTCTGCATAATTCAGCCACCAGTTCCTTGACCACTGGctagaaaaaagaacaaactagaaagcagaggatgggagaCATACAAGAAATGTAAAGGTTTCTGCATTTCATACATGCTTCATATTCACAACGATCCAACTTCATTGTGTTCAGCTTGAATAGAGTCgaaattaaagatgaaaaaaagaagctaCAGAAAGCTTGACCATTAATGAGTTTATCGTATTAGTCAATACAATTTTTCTGATTTGTGGTTTGGGTAAGCAggacttgtttggtttttagctTTTTAATTCCAGATTATTATCTGAAAATCAGAGAAACATTACTACCACCAACAGGGGGAATAATATTTAGAGATGCTGAATTATTTCTTTGCGTAAATGCTCCTTAAGAGGCGATAGTAACAGGAGACTTCCCACCAGTCTAGAAGTGACACCTACAAAACAAACGCAGGTGGCAAAGCCCAGGACAGCGCACTGATCGCTCCccagggcaggcgggcaggcTGGCGAGTTCCCGATCCTCACCTCTTCTGTAGCgtctttatttcttctgaattcCTCCCTGGTCCAGTCCTTTAAATAGCGGCGATCTGCTTCCGCGGGGACCTCACGAATAGCCCGCAGGATCTTCCTGTATAACTGAAGAACCTGCTGCCGCCTCAGGAactgggaaggagagagggagggaagtcCGGCCCGTCCCAGGACACTCTGCGGAGAGCTGCAGCCTCAGCGGCTTTGTTTGCTTTGAGGGACATTTAAATGAACAAGTTCCCCATCGCCTTTTCTAAAAGGCGCAGTATTGCCAGTCCAAGCAACTTAGACTTCATACAgaacaccacaccacaccacacggGGAATACGCTGTGGTGCCCAAGGCTCGCTGTACGCACAGAACGCAGCATTATCAGGGCGACTGCCAGCTCACCCTCCCGGCCGCCTCGGAGGACTTGCCCGCCGCGGCCCACAGCGCAGCTCCCGCCGACCGGCCGCTTCCCCGGGCCTCGCCGCTGCCATTTGCCacagggggccggggggccccTGCGAGGGGTCCTGCCAGGACTGTGGCAGCCGGCCGGCAGGCACGGcggagccgggggctgcagcagcccggAGGAGagcgcggccccgcagcccaccGCCCCCGGGGTCGGCCCAGcgagccccccccgcccagccccgccaccCCCCGCACCAGGCGGGCGAGAGGAGGCCTGAGCCGCCCGCTCGTACCTGCTTCAGGGTGAGCGCGCTCGGCGGGAGGCGGCTGGCGGCCATGACGCGCAGCTCCGCCTCTCGCGTCGCGGGCGCGGCCGCCGAGCcctccccgggcgggcggggccccCCAGCGGCCATTTCCTGGGCCTCTGgcccggggctgcaggcagccgcgGGAGCTGGCGCCGAAGGAGAGCGCCGTcccagcagccggggctggtCGGGgaaagacaccccccccccaccgggAGGCTCGGCTGGGCCGGGCTCGCTCAGCGCTGGCAGGTGGGCGCCtcgcctccccgctgccagcactCCACGCGGCTAAGCCCGGAGCCAGGCCCAAGGGCCCGCGTTACCCTGCAGTCGGTGCCTGCTGGGCCGCGGGAAGCCAGAGGTACTTCAGTAAGAGGCACCAGAAAGCGCACCCGAGTAGCCGGAGCCTGTGGGGTCTTTATGCAGGCtcctctcgttttctttcttctaaaactgCAACGAGCTCCAGCAACAAAACAAGCACCCAAGTAATGGGCAATACCCCAGCATTTCACGGCAGGGTGGGTGGAAGATTGATGTAGCTGTAAGACTAATTTGATCCTACAGTTAGGTGTGTTAAAGCAGTGCAGTAAGATCTAGAAGTCATCTGAGCAATTGCAGGACACTAAGCTACCTTTTGCATCTTTTTAAGTACTTGGCAGCTGGGCCCAGAGGTGCAATTGTTGCGCACAGTGCAAGGCACTGAAGGTTTCTTTAGCATCGATGTGTCAGTGAATACAGACATGGAGCTGGCttgcagagaaaaacaacagTTAACTGATGCCTGTCCTTCTGTGTTACCTAGTGTTTGCTTCTGCCAAATACAGTGCAAGCTCTTTgttaattacagagaaaaaacttGGTTTGCTTAAACATTTGTGCAGTAAGCACTGCCCATAAAATTGTGTCTCAGGCTGCAACATCATCCCTGCAACAAACTATAAATTGCATTGGAAGTATATCTTTGCAATCTTAAGAGAAGTCttagtttataaaatattttctccaaataCTCAGTACAAGTCTGAAAGGGAAGTACATTCTGGAGAATTACCTAATGAACATCTACTTCCACAGTTAATTTCCCAAAGCAGGGAAGTATTTGTATACATGTATGAGAGACCTCAAGAACCCTGGAAGGACATTATATAGTACCTGACATTTAAATTCTGATGGGATAGAGTTGCCCTGTTGAGTTTTCAGTTCTGAAATTTGGTTATCATGAATTAGCTGTGGCAAAGCTACACAAATATGAGAAACAGCCTTGCTGGGCCATTTCACGCCTCTGGGTCTTGCCACTGCTGCATGTCTGAACAGCTACAGCAATACTTCAAGGAAGGTTTTTCTATCTAGAAGCCAAAGAGAACGATCACATCTTTGGGAATACACCCACATTTCCAGCCATTTTCTGGTGCAATTCCTGCACCACGCTTAGAATGAGACACCTTCAATTCTTGTACACAAAGAAAATCTCCAAAGAGAGTTTAGACCAGGGGCATTCAAACAAAGTTTCCTTTGGATTTTCATTGAGAGAAGTCAAAAGACTGGACCCCTAATCAAAACTCTCTGCTGGCATATCCTCATAAAAGGAGGATAGGTGTTGAAGTTACATAAACCACAATacattttcatatgaaaatcCATATTTGTGCACTGCTAGAGCATTTCCATGTGGCAAATTTGGTTAATTTATTCAAGCTTTGATCAACTGAAAGAACAGACATCGTAATTAAAAACAGTGGTACCTCTTTTTATTAGTACAGACAATATAAGATGCATagcttttgcaatgaaaaatcaTGTCCATGCTCTAAGACATCGGATTAATGGAAGGTCCTCAATGTCTGCCTTGGACAGAGGGGCAAACTTCACAGTGTAAACTGATAATATAGGGATGATCATATGGCATTATTCATAAAACTCCCTGTCGATATTGTCAGACAAAAATCAGCAATAATTAAATAGGATGTGTTTAACTGCAGAATAGTTTCAAGTAGTAAAGTActtatttttttggttgtttaaaaCCATctgcttcccctgctccccccctccTTCCCAAAGAGGTACCAGCCACATGGGTGAAGCTAAAGAATGCTTTTTTGCAAGACGCCTGAAGTTCTAATGCAGAAATGCCTTCCCAGAAGCAAGACTGGTTTTCCTTATTGCAATAGACAGTGGTAGGAATAATTTTACCTCTGTGAacattataaatgcatttttttaaaaagtaataagttATTACAAGAGATGTTGAAGAAAGTTTTACGTTATTTGTGGGAATAGGCAATGAAAGAAGACGGCAGTCTCACCATTGCATAATTCTCCCCTGACAAATGTGGGAGAACGCACCTAAGCCATTTTGTTCTTAGGCAGTCTGACTGCCAGGGGGCAGCTCCCGCACGTTAATCCTAGTTAGGAAGAGGCCTTACGAGCTCTCCGGTGAAATGCCGTTTCATGTATTTCAGCGGTTTAGCAGCAACGGAGTATTGACTTTGTCTACAAAGTCTACAAAGTGTCTGAGGCAGTCACCAGTTCAAACCACTGTCTGAGTGCATCACTGAGAGTTTCTGGAAGCGCGTTCACATCTCTAAGGATCATATAGAATGGGAATGGGAATTCTTCCATGTAAGATCTGATTTCAGGCAATTCTCCAGGTCCTTTGAATATAGGTACTTTAATGTCCAAAATGGAATCCTGTAAAAAAGAATTGATAGGCTACTAAACCACATGCATCTTTTACAGGCCTCTGATATTATTTATcctatttttcaaaatcttataATTCCTCCTCTGTTAAATTAAAAGTTCATAGAGAGTTTTAAGATTAAAAGCCAAAAGTGTTCAatggtaaatgaaataaaaagctgaacACAAAGCAGTTAAATGCTTTTGCCCTTTTAGATAAAAGTGCTCTAATCAACAAATTCTAGGCTAGAAGAGACTAAGCTTAAGCTTCTGCAATACCAAGTTCTATAAATAAATCCTGTCTTTCCTTAGTATTTTATGATTTGAGTTTACTGTTATCGCTTGagttttatttatacatttgaTGCCTTTTTGGCATACTGTCATCTGTAAGCTCTTTAGGGCTAAGAGTTCAACTTGCATTTGTGCAGTGATCTAATACAGCATGATTCttagcaaattattttataatatttcaaTAAATACTACAAAGACAAAAATCAGATTAAACTCCAGCTGTGCTTCTTGTAAAGTAACTTCTTAGTTGCTCAGTGTAGCAGCTCAGAAAATTAATAAAGCTTATTCAAAACAGATTTCACTGCCCAGAATTTTCGTTTGACATTATAGCTAGGTTTCATCAGAACCTTATAATAGTTTGTCAGCAAAAGAACTGTTAATTTTCCAACAATAAATATAGCAGATCAGTTTTgtatggaaaaataaagatacagGAAGAAAACGTGAACTACAAAATTAGTCTTCACCTAATTCAAAGTAAGGCTTAAGTTTACTCACTTACTGCACACTACAGAGTCTCCCTGAAAAATCTCCTGGATATTTCACCTTCCCAGCCAAGGAAATCtaacagttttctttcacagctACCAAATACAGTACCCAGCTTTCCCAATTCAGGTACTAAATAACTCTCATATACTCCTTCTGTCTAATGTTTAATCTCATATTGACTCCAGCTGCCATATCAAATGGAGACTGCTGTCAGAAATGATCAATTTGAATCAAAATTGAGATGAACAAAGCATTTCTCAAACTTTGAATTTGTCAGCCTGTCAGCTACTTCTCCGGTGGCCAAAATCTACTACCATTACATTTGAAGACAGGAGTTCTTACTTAGACTTTCTGTGGCATGGAAGccgaatttttttttaaatacaaaagagGATAAGCATCACAGTAGGGAGAAATCGTAGAAAATCTGATAGACATTGTGAAAAACTGAAACTGGGCTAAATATCTTCGACCTTTGCAAAAGATAAGATATCTATAAAGCActacaaaagacaagaaaaagatttGTGTTTCTCATTCACTGCACTTGAATACTTCTCCCTTGTTCATTTACTTACCCGGGAATTAGGATTGTCCAACACTACGAAAATAACAAAGATATTGGCATTCTGAGCTGCTTGAACTGCTGCTGTCACTCGTTCCTTGCCTTCCAAGAAAAGGCCTCTTCCATCAGATACAATCAAAAGCAGCTGCGCTGTTTCTGAgcacaaagaacattttaaattccAGTAAGTTAGGGTAATCCATTTAAAAGGCAAACAGAATATTTTGTTGTTAGTCCTGTGGGTATAATGGAAAAACCCTCAGAGTATTCCTAATGAAATTAAGTCTTTATCAAATAGAATTCTGTGAACTAACATTAAGCTGCAGTTACGATTGGGTCAAGAAAGACCGTTTTTCCCACTGTGTGATACCATTGAcaataactggggaaaaaaaaccccagtccaTCTGTACCATAATTAAGGAGGAAAGGCATGGAAAATACCTAATGAATTGAGCCATGGTGTTTCATGCCAGGTCCTTGTCTTTCATGCTTGTAAGTGCCTAGGAGTTAAATACTGGCTGAATTATAAGAGTCCAGCCACTAAATCACAACCTCAGtagagcagcagagctgctgcaatgAAATCGAGAGTCCAAATCTATTCTTCCAGAAGCAGGTACCTATGGGTGCATCTGTATTAGCACTTCACTTTGGACTACAACTGTGCTTTTGAAACATGTTTCCCTGTTGTCCCCACTTCAACAGGCTTGGCTTCCATCAGAGAGCAATCTTGGGTTATTTTTGGAGGAAACTAAACCAGAAGACAGGCTCCAGAGGCACAATCAAGGCGGTCTAACTACTACAGGGCATTCAGCCCTCGGGACCAGACGAGCTAGTCTGAAGTAAACCTTCTGAAACATACACAGCACAGATGCTGGGTTCCTCAGCAGCAACCATTTTCTGGAGACGTGTTACTTGACCCACGTTGCCCCCAGAGCCAGAGATATATCCCTCTAAAGGGACATTCTAAGTAAGTTATGTATCTATCGTCTTTTAATTACAAGGGAAATAACAGTAATTACAGTCGGGAACACAAGCACCTCTCTCTTGCCCGCCCCCCACAACATAATGGCTAGGGAGGGATACAGAACgcttcctccttttctgcagacAGGCCCTAAATGTGGCAGGGCTTGGTCTTTTTACAAAAAGGGGTGATGTATCCTACTGCCTTTTCTCTTGCTAGCTCTCTGATTTTGGGGAGATGATTGCTGCTCCctgattgctgctgctgcatcccagcctaaTTCAACAGGACTGGATGCTGCTCCCCCCCTCAGAATATTCCGACAGCCTGTGGAAAAGCAGCTGTGGATTATAAATCCCAGATTGTCCGTTTCTTGGAGTACGTTAACaagaacttttttaaaatatgggtgCCACCATGACAAGCTTTTAACTAGCACAAAGCAGCCTTTTAGGCTAACTATGGGTCAGCCGTGAGGTAACAAGCCTTCCAGCTTTTCTGGGAAATTCAAGCAGCTCATGACCTAAACTTGCACCACAGTGAAAGGCAGGTAGGAGGCAAACACTTATCCTCCTCAGAACAGTGTGCTTCTGAATACCTAGAGAAATCAGGCTCTCAAGCAAGAGCAGAAGTGTCTAGGGAGTCAAGGTCACTAGGAAGCTGGACCTAAAGCAGGCTAAATGCTCTAAAGCAGGCAGTGTCTAGGCCTTAAACACAATCTGGAAACATGATGTAAAGGGAGGCAGGTAAGGCgtgcctttttaaaaagccttaaacAAAATTTCAGTGAATTATTGACAAATAGGAAGTTAGGTGTCTTTTGGGTTTTGAGCTAAATTTCAACCAAACATTCCTTTTgacaaagcaaaacccaaagccCTACTGCAAGTGATGTCTCAGTGCTAGGAGTCTTTCTGGCAGGATATTGCTTCGGGACTGTAGTGAGCATTCTGCTGCCACGGCAACAAGcatagtaacaaaaaaaaagctcaccCGGATTAATATTTTGAGACaactgctgtgctgcagcaaacATATTTGCTGATGATTCTAGAAACTGCAGAGGAAACAAATAAGAAGATTAAGTTATCGCATCATAAAATAATAAACTTAATAAtggtaacatttttaaagaacacatttctgtattttaaatgccAAGGTAGTTTAGTCTGACTACCTACACAGATACAGTCCTTGGCATTTTCCTATACTAACTCCTGCTTCAAATTAGTAAGTATTTTCGAACTAGAGAATCTTCAGAAAAGCCTTcaatctgaatttaaaatttttcCAATGCTAACAATGCCATCAAAACCTCAGTAAATTGTTCAAGTGATTAATGGcatcattaaaaatatacatcCTATTTCTAGATTGAACTTCTTTGGCTTCAACTTGCAACAGAAGCATCTAGTTACATATTCCCCATTAAAATTAAGGACATCAACTGTCAAGTCCTCTCAGTTTTGGCGTTTATAAGATTACTGTTGAGCTATTTGGGTCCCCTCCTTTTCCATTTAATATTAACGGAAGATCTTATTCAAGTCTGGAAAGGAAAGACTGCAAAAGCCTTCCTAAAAGAAGAACGCTTTGCAGCTGTCCAGGAAGTATTACTACAGAAAGTTACTTTCTTCAGGAATCCGTCAAGTCTGACAAACTTACAGCCTGAGAAACACACAAAGCTCTTCCTCCTACTACTACAGCAGAATCTATAGCATGAAAACTTTCTAAACTCCCGCAAATTTTGATGTGATTTGGCATTGGGGGACCCAATAGCTTGTACCCAAAATACTGTTTAAGACCCAATACAAACAGAGAAAGATGAATGCTTAAAAGTGGCGTACATCAGAACTATTACAAAATTGTGACCATCCTATCTCTTTGTTATCTCACCAGCTATCCCACTCTCAAATACAAACCACCACTAAACATTACAAAGTGATCGTGAAACCATGAAGCTGCTCATGTCTTGTCTGGAAAAGATTTGCAAACCTGTTGCCCTAGAGGGATTCTTGTGTACCTGggctatttttgttttcttctgctgaaatttGCAAAGACGCAGTATCCGTGTCCCTGACTGGTCACTGAACTGTTCGTGGAATGGGTGCAGCAGCTGAACAGTCTCTCCAAAGctttaggaaagaagaaaaagttagaGTGTGAAACAGGTACTTACATTCTGCTCTGAAGTCTTGAAGAAAAGTCAAGATTTCAAATAAACTCACCTACACACAGCAATTTGTCCCACTTCTAGAAGAGTCAGTGCATTTCCAATAACTGCCAGGGATTCATATGcaagctattaaagaaaaaagttacatcAGAAAATAGGATATTGCAAGTTTTACTCACAGCTCAGTGTTAAATATGAAGaatgttaaagaaattatttttcattgtctagtaaaataaatgaagagacttcctatcttttttcctcttataGTTATGCAAGATAGTCATTGCAATAAAGATACACTAGTACTACTTGAGGGCTTCAGCTGATTGATTTAGAGATACCACTTCAGGCAGGCTaatgaaataaacactgaaataacTACTTAGAAGGAAACACacgtttttaataaataaaaaccctACAAGTGAGCTATGATGAACTAATATTTAATCCTCCAATGAACTGCATAGCTAAGCAAATTTTGGCCTTTTATAGgctacaaaaaaataattttccagtggAAGAAGTTAGCTCCTTTCAGCTAACTTTCACTGAtcttttaataacaaatctcttAAGCATGAAGTGACAAGAGTTCAAGCGCATGgagcagaaaaataactgttctgGAATCACCAGAGTCAGACTTTCCAACAGCCATCAGTTCTGTGTGAAACAAGCCAGCAGTTGACATACTCATCAACAAGGAGTAGTTTCTTCATACTTCTTCCAAGACGTTTATTTTACCTGTTTAGAGTGATTGTCTATCATACTAGAGGAATCATCAATAGCCAAGCAAATCTGGTACTGTCGTTTACTGGGCTTGGTCCTTCGCAACCAGATCTTATCTTTTCGGAACTGACTGGCAATATATGGAATCACTTTGCGCATGTTCAATCTCTTCCCTGTTCTGTAGTCTCCTCTGAAAGTTAAGAAAAAGACATAATGACAGGGATTATCAGCAAATACCTCATTCTGAAAATCCTGGCATATGCAGCAAAATAACAAAATTTTgtaaaacataataaaaacaaatgagtAGCTCTAATATTCGTATTTAGGTATAGATcaaaaaatctcacatttttaatggatattcagtgtttttaaaagaagttcttAAATCTAGGTGCCTAAAATGGAAGGAAGACCTTGAATTTACACTCCTCCAGTTTGAAACAAGTCTAGATCtcttaaaaaaatcacttaatgTTAAAAACAATGTAGAACATTTTGACATTTAACATAATCTTTGACTCAACAGCACTTCATGGGTTTAAGGTGGTTTGATCACCTgttgcacagaagaaaaaataggagGCAATATCCTCAAGATGGATACCTACTACTACATCACGtttgcattttataaaataatcTAGTGTTCCCATACAAAAGTATAATGAATGCATTTGCAAACATGAATAATTGCTGTAAAGCAACAACATCGAGCTGCCGTTGTGCAGAGGTTAAAGCCCTCCAAAACCAGGAGTTTAAAGACACTAGAAGCCTCAAAAAGACCCAACTTACTTCAATTTGGCTGCCTGAGTGGGTTCCAATATGAGTCGTAGCTGTTCACAAAGCTGCTGTGATAGAGGAGCTGTCAGTACTAAATACCTCTGCCACAACTGTGCTGCTTCCTTCTCCTAAAACATCATACatcacagaaagaaataaaagtgaattatgaaaaaaaaccaaaaacttggGAAGCactgcctgaaaaaaaca
The genomic region above belongs to Calonectris borealis chromosome 3, bCalBor7.hap1.2, whole genome shotgun sequence and contains:
- the LYRM2 gene encoding LYR motif-containing protein 2 isoform X2, which encodes MAAGGPRPPGEGSAAAPATREAELRVMAASRLPPSALTLKQFLRRQQVLQLYRKILRAIREVPAEADRRYLKDWTREEFRRNKDATEEEAIRMMITQGNMQLQELQRTLKLAKS
- the LYRM2 gene encoding LYR motif-containing protein 2 isoform X1 yields the protein MAAGGPRPPGEGSAAAPATREAELRVMAASRLPPSALTLKQFLRRQQVLQLYRKILRAIREVPAEADRRYLKDWTREEFRRNKDATEEVRIGNSPACPPALGSDQCAVLGFATCVCFEAIRMMITQGNMQLQELQRTLKLAKS